In Nitrososphaerota archaeon, the genomic window AGTAAGCAAGATTTCCGAAATAAAATGGAACCGCCCAAATATCGAGGGCATAGTGAACTTCCTCTGCGGGCAGAAAGGTTTCTCTGAAGAACGTGTTCGTAGTGCTCTCCAGAAACTTGAGAAGAGAGAAGAGAGCAAGTCGGAGTCCCTTGAAAAGTGGTTTGCTTGAGAAAGAAGACTGCAGAATTTATACTTGAAGCCCAGAAGCTGAAGGATGAACATAGAAAGGGCTGGAGGGTAAAGGCAGGAATAAGAAACCCTGAATCCGTAGCCGATCATACCTACGGACTTGCTGTACTAGCCATGCTATTTAGCGACAACAAAGGATTGGATACTGAAAAATGCATGCGTATGGCTATACTGCACGACTTGGCAGAAGTAACCATCGGCGACTTATTACCCGGAGAGAGCAATAACAAACGAGATGAGGAGGATAAGGTAATGAAGAAACTTCTAACGATACTTCCAAGCAGTATTTCAAAAAGATACCTGCAAATATGGAAAGAGTTCCGAATCGGCAGATCCAAAGAAGCCAAACTGGTGCATCAGCTGGATAAGATAGAAATGGTCGCTCAGGCTTTACGATACAGTAAGAGAGGTGTCAAGAAAGAAACTCTTCAGATATTCTTTGAGAGTGCAAAAGGTAAGATCAAAGACAATGACTTGCGAAACTTATTTAATGATTTTAATGAACTTTTTCTAGCGGCTGAATATTCCTAAAGGAATAATAAAGCCACGAAGATATTTATTGCCCAGAATTTCGAAAGTTTCCGAAATACATCATGGGTAAGGTACAACTACTTCAATGCAGGGAGTGCGGCAAGGAATACGAACCCACATTCCGATATATATGTGAAGAATGTTTTGGCCCTCTTGAGGTCAAATATGATATAGCATCGATAAAAGTGACTGGAGAAACTTTTGCGTCAAGGCCTAAGAGCCTCTGGCGATATTTTGAGCTTTTACCGCTGGATGAAAAGAGCAGGATCATTGATCTTGGCGCAGGCTATACTCCTCTTCATAAGGCGGAGAGACTTGCAAAGAGGCTAGGGCTCAGGAATCTGTACATAAAGAACGATACCGTTAATCCGACGTTTTCCTTCAAGGACAGGCCCGCAAGCGTGGCAGTTTCAAAGGCTCTTGAATTGGGTTTGTCCGCTGTGGGTTCACCCTCAACGGGTAACCTTGCAGCGGCAACAGCAGCGCATGCTGCAAGGGCAGGTCTCCCATGCTACATCTTCATACCTTGGGACATCGAACCTACGAAGGTAGTTCAGGCAGCAGCTTATGGAGCCGAAATAGTGGCTATAAAGGGGACTTACGACGATGCGAACAAGCTTGCGACACAGGCTGGCGAGATTTACAACATAGGCGTAGTCAACGTGAATCTGAGGCCATACTATGTTGAAGGTTCAAAGACACTTGGCTTTGAAGTATGCGAGCAGCTAGGATGGAAAGCCCCCGATCATGTGATTGTCCCAACGGGAAGTGGTGCATTGCTCTGCGCATTGGGCAGAGGTTTTGACCAGCTCAAAAGTGTAGGTTTGATCAGGGAGAACAATGTCAAGATTACGAGTGCACAACCCTACGGATGCTCACCAATTGTAGATGCGATAAAGAAGTCTACCGATGTAATAGACCCTGTAGAAAGGCCCAATACTATTGCAAAGAGCCTTGCCATTGGAGAGCCAGGAGACGGTATATATGCAGCAAGAACAGTCATGGAAACCAAAGGCTTTGGCGAAAACTGTACAGATGAAGAGATTGTTGATGCGATAAAATTGCTTGCCAGCACCGAAGGGATCTTTACAGAGCCTGCAGGTGGAGTAACGATAGCAGTTCTGAGAAAACTTATCGGCGAAGGAAAAATAGATGCTGGTGAAACTGTAGTGTGCTATGTAACGGGCAATGGCCTGAAGACTCCAGAAGCAGTTTCAGCGCCAACCACAAAACCCATCGCCATTGACCCGAAGATCGAAGTACTTGCGCAGATAATCCGAAGGTGAAAACATGGCAGCAGTTAAAGTGATAGTTCCAGCAGTACTGTCGAGCAGCACAAAAGGCGAAAGAGAAGTCAGCATTGCAGGGCAAACAGTTTCGGAGATAATATCTCTTCTTGCCAAGAAATACGGGGAAACTTTCGAAAGGAGAGTTTTAGATCTGGATGGGAAGCCCAGAACGGTGCTGAACTTTTACGTCAATGGAAAGAATATCAGGTTTCTAAATGGGTTTGAAACCCAGCTCAAGGATGGAGACGAAGTCATGCTGTTACCTGCAGTAAGCGGAGGATAGAAGATGTCGTTTACAGATGAAGATCTAGAAAGATACTCGCGTCAAGTAGTGCTTGAGGACATAGGATTCGAGGGACAAGAAAAAATCAGGAATTCTACCATTACAGTAGTGGGTACTGGAGGGTTAGGAAGCCCTATTGCACTCCAACTCACGGCGATGGGCATAGGAAAGCTCAGGCTCGTAGACAGGGATGTAATAGAGATTTCAAACCTGCACAGGCAAATACTCTTCAGCCCAGAAGATGTAGGGCTACCAAAAGCCGAAGTCGCAGTCAAGAAACTGCAGAAGCTGAACCCAGATGTAAAGTTCGAAACGCTGACATCATCACTCAATGACGACAGTGCAGAATACATCATAAAGGGTTCAGACATAGTGATCGACGGTTTGGATTCTATCTATGCTAGATATGCATTGAATAGGGCATGCTTGAAGCTTAACATTCCATATATATTCGGTTCTGCGATAGAAACTACAGGCTCAGCATCAACCTTTATTCCCAAAAATACTCCCTGCTTAGAGTGCCTGTACCCGAATTTGAGGGATGAGGACCTGCCAAAGTGCGGCACCGAAGGTGTGCATCCATCAGTACTTACTGTAGTTTCAAGTGTCCAAGTATCCGAAGCTATAAAATTGATAGTTGGGAAAGAACCGAGCCTTGCGGGGAACCTGTTCTACGCTGACATAAGAGATCTAAGCTTCGACAAAATCAAGATCGCAAGGCAGCCTGACTGCAAAGCCTGCGGCAATAAAGCCAACATTTCAGAACAGGTACTTCCTCGTAAACTGGTCGAAGAAATCTGTGGCAGAGAGCGCGGCAAGTCTGTCCATGTCATAACCCCTAAAGAGGATTTGCAATTGGATATTGCTAAGGTAGCGAGGGACCTGAACATACGAAACCTCAGGATACGGGCAATTGGAAATCATGGAATTACGTTCTCTTACGATCCAGAAATTAATGTAAGTTTGGTAAAGAGCGGCGTCGCTACGGTAGTAGGTGCGAATACGGAGCAGAGAGCGCTAGAAGTCTTCGATGACTTGGTGGTATCTGGCTTGAAAACCCCGCTGAACAAGGTAGACCCTAAATTTAATGTGGTTCTTGCGTCGTTAGCACACAATTAAGACGTAAAACCCCAAACTATTCTGTAGTGTTAAATGGCTCTTGCAGACAGATTAGTCCGTTCCTTGGCTTTTCAAGTCGATGTCGGAGTTGCCAATTTGCCAAGCTAACCAGTTATAACTCTCATGATCTCTAACCAGTTATAACTCTCATGATCTAATTCTTTGCCTATCGCCTGCCTAATTTGAATCAAGTCTATCCATCGCATCTCGAATCCCGAGGTAGGGACTACCAAGACTGCTTTGCCTATTCCTGCCCGCAGTCTTTTTACGATTTGTTTGTTTCGACTCTTCCGTTTAACATGAGCTATCCTTTTCTTTAACTCTTCTATGGCTAATGGATTAGGCTGGAGATCCCCGACCTCTCTTATGAAAGATTCAACTTCTTCGAGTGTTTGCTCTGTCGGGCCAGCTAGAACTTCATCATAGCTGCTCACAAAAAATTTGACATACTCTACCAAGTCTCTCTGATATTCCTCGAAGAACTTTTTGTCAGCTTGTGATAGAAGACCATAGAGGTACTTTTCAGAAAGATCGACCATTACATTTTGCAATTTATTAAACAAACGAAGGGGGAATGAGGGTCTTCTCTCCCTCGACGTTTCTGCCAAACCGATGATAGATTTGATTCCCTGTCTAGGGGCGCTCCGCTAATATTCGACAACTGACGAATTTTTTCCAATCTATCTAACTAGTTTATATAGAAAGAAAAAAGCTCGCGCTCATGATACGACAGATAACTCTGTTAAGTCTGATTGTGGCAACGATCCTACTAACTTCAACGTTAATGGCAGCACTAATCCCTCGTGTGAACGCTTTTGATCCTGGCGGTCCTCCAGTTGGAGGAGCAGCTCCAACAGTTGCTACCGGCAACTGGGAATGGATAAACTACCAGCCTACTGGAGGTAGTTATAGTCCTCAAACCCAGATAAACAAAGATAATGTACAATATCTAGAAACGAAGTGGGTATATCCGTATACCGCGCCTCCAACGCCGTCAAAGTTAGGACTTTGATTCCCCAGCAAGGCTCAGGTGCTCCAGTTATTATCGTAGATGGAAATGTATATGTGCTCATGAACGACCATAGGATCCTTGCGATCGATGCCGGTACTGGCAAGCTCATATGGAACAACACCTATGGTACGACTTTTGATGCTGTCGGCGAAGCTGCAAAATACCCATTCTTACAGCCTCCCCTTCTGCATGGTCATGCTCTTAACTACTATAGAGATAAGGGTTGGCTCATTGGGAGCTCATTAGGCTCTTGCAACCTCTACGCGGTAGATGCTAAAACGGGCATAACATCATGGGTCCTAAGGACAGAGCAGATTTGTGGTACTGTTGCGGAATTAGGCGATCCCACAAAACTGGTTGGAAAAATTCCTGACTTTCCTGGTGCAGGCGCTCAACAGCCTTCTGGTTTTCCCGAACCTGGAAGTCTAGGGAATCAAGGATTTTACAGCAGCCTTGGTACTCATCCTCCAGTGTTCCTGGGCAACATAATGTTCTTTCCCGTGGCTGGTGCGAGTGGCCAAGGAGGTAGATCATTCGTTACAGCCTTCGACATGACCGATCCTCAGAATCCAAAGCGATTATACAGGACATTTACGCAGGGTCCAGCTCAAGGAGATCCTAACTGGGCG contains:
- a CDS encoding HD domain-containing protein, with translation MVCLRKKTAEFILEAQKLKDEHRKGWRVKAGIRNPESVADHTYGLAVLAMLFSDNKGLDTEKCMRMAILHDLAEVTIGDLLPGESNNKRDEEDKVMKKLLTILPSSISKRYLQIWKEFRIGRSKEAKLVHQLDKIEMVAQALRYSKRGVKKETLQIFFESAKGKIKDNDLRNLFNDFNELFLAAEYS
- a CDS encoding HesA/MoeB/ThiF family protein, coding for MSFTDEDLERYSRQVVLEDIGFEGQEKIRNSTITVVGTGGLGSPIALQLTAMGIGKLRLVDRDVIEISNLHRQILFSPEDVGLPKAEVAVKKLQKLNPDVKFETLTSSLNDDSAEYIIKGSDIVIDGLDSIYARYALNRACLKLNIPYIFGSAIETTGSASTFIPKNTPCLECLYPNLRDEDLPKCGTEGVHPSVLTVVSSVQVSEAIKLIVGKEPSLAGNLFYADIRDLSFDKIKIARQPDCKACGNKANISEQVLPRKLVEEICGRERGKSVHVITPKEDLQLDIAKVARDLNIRNLRIRAIGNHGITFSYDPEINVSLVKSGVATVVGANTEQRALEVFDDLVVSGLKTPLNKVDPKFNVVLASLAHN
- a CDS encoding MoaD/ThiS family protein encodes the protein MAAVKVIVPAVLSSSTKGEREVSIAGQTVSEIISLLAKKYGETFERRVLDLDGKPRTVLNFYVNGKNIRFLNGFETQLKDGDEVMLLPAVSGG
- a CDS encoding threonine synthase, whose translation is MGKVQLLQCRECGKEYEPTFRYICEECFGPLEVKYDIASIKVTGETFASRPKSLWRYFELLPLDEKSRIIDLGAGYTPLHKAERLAKRLGLRNLYIKNDTVNPTFSFKDRPASVAVSKALELGLSAVGSPSTGNLAAATAAHAARAGLPCYIFIPWDIEPTKVVQAAAYGAEIVAIKGTYDDANKLATQAGEIYNIGVVNVNLRPYYVEGSKTLGFEVCEQLGWKAPDHVIVPTGSGALLCALGRGFDQLKSVGLIRENNVKITSAQPYGCSPIVDAIKKSTDVIDPVERPNTIAKSLAIGEPGDGIYAARTVMETKGFGENCTDEEIVDAIKLLASTEGIFTEPAGGVTIAVLRKLIGEGKIDAGETVVCYVTGNGLKTPEAVSAPTTKPIAIDPKIEVLAQIIRR